The genomic region TGCTCTGTATTTTGATCCAGTACTGATGCCATGCATTTCAGATCTAATATTCGAAGACTGTTATATTTTTATGCATTCTCTAATAAGCTTTAAATGGGGAATTAATTGAATTTTTTATTTACAGGAAAGTATTTATGTTATTAACTAGTAGTGCATCCTCACCTGTTTCGCTATTCTTAATGGCATGAATACTGTTAAATAAGAACAATGGTATAAACAGGCAAGTTATTCTATTAATCTTTAGAATTGCCTGCTCCGTAATGTCGGAGTGTGTCGAAACTGTGTTTCGAGGCTACAGGACGCATGCGTCCCTAAGGAGGAACAACTAATGGCAGATGAAGAAATAAGACACTTAGTCCGTATTATGAATACTGACCTTCAGGGTAGTCAGCCTGTAATGTACGCGCTGACAGGTATTCGTGGTATTGGACTCAGAACATCACGAATTATAGTTGACAGTACGGGTATTGACCCAAAAGAAACAATCGGTTACCTTTCCGATGAGGATGTTGCAAAGCTCGATGATGCTATTGCTAATTTCGAGAAGAACATTCCAACCTGGATGCTTAACAGATGTGAAGACCCATTAACCGGAGATGACAAACATCTTCTTGGTCAGGACATCATTATGACCCTCAGGGAAGACCTGAACAACCTCAAGAAGGTCAGAGCTTACCGTGGTCTCAGGCACGAGAGAGGTCTTAAGGTCAGAGGTCAGAGAACAAAGTCCACAGGAAGGCGTGGCTCAACCATTGGCGTAAGCAAGAAGAAATAAATAAGGTGATTTTATGGGATATCCAGGTAAAAAAAGAAAGAGTTACGATACTCCAAAACACCCATGGCAAGCTGCCAGGATGGCCACTGAAGTAGAACTCCTCAAGAAGTACGGTCTCCGTAATAAGAAGGAACTCTGGAAAGCAGTCAGTATTCTCAGAAGATACAGAGCAGATGCCCGTAGAATTCTTGCAGAATCCGCTGAAACTGAACTTTCCGGTCACCTTAAGACTGAATCAGATCAGATCCTTGCAAGACTCATAAGGTTCTCAGTTCTCCCATCTGATGCAAATATTGATGACATTCTTGCACTTCAGACCGAATCAATTCTTGAGCGCAGGTTGCAGACTCAGGTTTACAGACTTGGACTTGCAAGAACTCCAAAACAGGCAAGACAGTTTATCACACACGGTCACATTGCTATCAATGGGCAGAAAGCAACTGTTCCAGGAATACTTATCTCCAAAGAAGAAGAGATGCAGATTGATTACTATGGTAACTCGCCTCTGACAAACGAGTCACACGCAGAAAGACCTGCACAGATTGCTACATCAGTAGCAGGAAAGGAGGAGTAATACTATGGCAACAAACGGAATCTGGGGTGTAGCACACATAAAATGCTCATTCAACAACACAATTATTACTGTAACTGATATCACAGGTGCAGAGACCATCGCCAAATCATCTGGTGGAATGGTTGTAAAGGCAGCACGTGATGAAAGTTCACCTTATACAGCTATGCAGATGGCAAGTCAGCTTGCAGATACTCTTAAGGACAAGGGAATTGAGGGAGTTCACATCAAGGTGCGTGCACCAGGTGGAAACAAACAGAGAAGCCCAGGTCCTGGAGCTCAGGCTGCAATCAGGGCATTTGCCAGGGCAGGTATCAAGATCGGAAGGATACAGGATGTAACACCTGTACCACATGATGGTACACGTCCAAAAGGCGGTAGAAGAGCATAAATAATATATTAACGGATATGAACTCATGACAATGGAAGTAGACATACTTGAACTGTCAGAGAGGTCTGCAAAGTTTATATTATCCAATGCAAGTGCAGCATTTGCTAATGGTGTCAGAAGAGCAGCGCTCTCTGACGTACCTACTCTTGCTATAGATGATGTGAACATTTATAATAACACATCAGTCCTCTTTGACGAGCAGTTAGCGTTAAGGCTTGGCCTTATACCTTTGACGACAGACATTGAGGAGTTCGTACCAGTAGATGAGTGCACCTGTGGCGGCGCCGAATGTCCTGCATGTAAGGTTTCTCTTACACTCAGTGCTGAGGGTCCGAGGATGGTATATTCAGGAGATCTCATTTCTTCTGATGAAAGAGTGCAGGCAGCTGACCAGAATGTTCCTATCATTGATTTGAAGGAAGGCCAGAAGGTTGTGCTTGAGGCTATTGCTCACATGAACTATGGCCACAAACATGCAAAATGGCAGGCTGGTGTGGCATGCGGCTACAAGAATATGCCTATAGTCACGTTTGAAAACTGTGATGAATGTGGTGCATGTGTGAAAGAGTGTCCTAAAAACATCATTCACATTGGTTCGAACGGTGCAGAAATATCCGGTGACGATATCCTTAAATGTATTCTCTG from Methanolobus tindarius DSM 2278 harbors:
- a CDS encoding 30S ribosomal protein S13, whose protein sequence is MADEEIRHLVRIMNTDLQGSQPVMYALTGIRGIGLRTSRIIVDSTGIDPKETIGYLSDEDVAKLDDAIANFEKNIPTWMLNRCEDPLTGDDKHLLGQDIIMTLREDLNNLKKVRAYRGLRHERGLKVRGQRTKSTGRRGSTIGVSKKK
- a CDS encoding 30S ribosomal protein S4: MGYPGKKRKSYDTPKHPWQAARMATEVELLKKYGLRNKKELWKAVSILRRYRADARRILAESAETELSGHLKTESDQILARLIRFSVLPSDANIDDILALQTESILERRLQTQVYRLGLARTPKQARQFITHGHIAINGQKATVPGILISKEEEMQIDYYGNSPLTNESHAERPAQIATSVAGKEE
- a CDS encoding 30S ribosomal protein S11; this translates as MATNGIWGVAHIKCSFNNTIITVTDITGAETIAKSSGGMVVKAARDESSPYTAMQMASQLADTLKDKGIEGVHIKVRAPGGNKQRSPGPGAQAAIRAFARAGIKIGRIQDVTPVPHDGTRPKGGRRA
- a CDS encoding DNA-directed RNA polymerase subunit D; this encodes MTMEVDILELSERSAKFILSNASAAFANGVRRAALSDVPTLAIDDVNIYNNTSVLFDEQLALRLGLIPLTTDIEEFVPVDECTCGGAECPACKVSLTLSAEGPRMVYSGDLISSDERVQAADQNVPIIDLKEGQKVVLEAIAHMNYGHKHAKWQAGVACGYKNMPIVTFENCDECGACVKECPKNIIHIGSNGAEISGDDILKCILCKLCASVCEINAITVSEDENSFIFTMESDGSYTVQQLIINAGTTIKEKASRLGEILESL